A genomic stretch from Nocardia wallacei includes:
- a CDS encoding YbaB/EbfC family nucleoid-associated protein, with the protein MDRPDFDALSSANNEMKKLVDSLLDGLDQQRADLPGVCERLSQSRTSAWSSDKLVQVTVDAYGIVVDVQLTANAFQAGPPARLARSITEAARAAAEAAQHRRAEILAPITDTAGALPDLPDLFPGAPSLREVREIVGAAARTAPGVRRDRDSEDED; encoded by the coding sequence ATGGATCGTCCGGATTTCGATGCGCTGAGCTCGGCCAACAACGAGATGAAGAAGCTCGTCGACTCGCTGCTGGATGGGCTGGACCAGCAGCGCGCGGACCTTCCGGGGGTCTGCGAACGGCTGTCGCAATCGCGTACGTCGGCGTGGTCTTCGGACAAACTGGTCCAGGTCACCGTCGACGCGTATGGAATCGTCGTCGACGTGCAGTTGACGGCGAACGCATTTCAAGCGGGACCGCCCGCCCGGCTCGCCCGCTCCATTACCGAAGCCGCGCGGGCCGCGGCCGAGGCGGCGCAGCATCGGCGCGCGGAGATCCTTGCGCCCATCACCGACACCGCCGGGGCACTGCCCGACCTTCCCGACCTTTTCCCCGGGGCGCCGAGCCTGCGAGAGGTTCGCGAGATCGTCGGCGCGGCCGCGCGCACCGCTCCTGGCGTTCGTCGTGACCGCGATTCCGAGGACGAGGACTGA
- the dnaE gene encoding DNA polymerase III subunit alpha, with amino-acid sequence MSASGFVHLHNHTEYSMLDGAAKITPLFKEAERLGMTAVGMTDHGNMYGASEFYNSAKKQGIKPIIGIEAYIAPASRFQTKRVQWGDPSQKSDDVSGSGAYTHMTMVAENATGLRNLFKLSSLASIEGQLGKWARMDEEIISQYAEGIIATTGCPSGEVQTRLRLGHEREALEAAAKWQEIFGKDNFFLEVMDHGLSIERRVREGLLEVGRKLGIPPLATNDCHYVHESDASNHEALLCIQTGKTLSDPTRFKFDGSGYYLKSAEEMRAIWDADVPGACDNTVLIGERVQSYEEVWAHRDRMPIFPVPEGEDQASWLRKEVMRGLEWRFPNGVSQEYIDRAEFELNVIIQMGFPAYFLVVGDLINHAREVGIRVGPGRGSAAGSLVAFAMGITNLDPIPHGLLFERFLNPERVSMPDIDIDFDDRRRGEMVRYATDKWGSDKVAQVITFGTIKTKAALKDSARVQFGQPGFAIADQISKALPPPIMAKDIPLSGIMDPEHERYKEATEVRELINTNPDVNKIYETARGLEGLIRNAGVHACAVIMSSEPLMDAIPVWKRAQDGAIITGWDYPSCEAIGLLKMDFLGLRNLTVIGDCLENIKSNRGIDLDLENLPLEDVPTYELLARGDTLGVFQLDGGAMRDLLRRMQPTGFEDIVAVLALYRPGPMGMNAHNDYADRKNGRQEVKPIHPELEEPLKDILRDTFGLIVYQEQIMQIAQKVAGYSLGRADILRRAMGKKKAEVLEAEFEGFEKGMQDNGYSKAAIKALWDTILPFAGYAFNKSHAAGYGLVSFWTAYLKANYKAEYMAALLTSVGDDKDKAAVYLADCRRLGIQVLPPDVNESEHNFASVGNDIRFGMGAVRNVGANVVASIIAARKEKSKFTDFSDYLNKIDTVACTKKVTESLIKAGAFDSLGHPRKGLMLVHSDAIDSVMATKKAEAIGQFDLFGGLDDGDDSVSSVFDVKVPDEEWDTKHKLALEREMLGLYVSGHPLDGVAHVLAAQADTPIPAILEGDVKDGAQVTIGGILASVTRRINKNGMPWASAQLEDLTGGIEVLFFPQSYSVYGMDVVEDAVVLVKARVSARDDRVSLIANDLAVPDLSSIGVEKPLSVTIPTRLCTPDKITALKRVLTSHPGTANVHIRHVGSREKTTMLKVADNLRVSPSSALMGDLKALLGPGCLAG; translated from the coding sequence GTGTCAGCCTCGGGATTCGTTCACCTCCACAATCACACCGAGTACTCGATGCTCGACGGCGCGGCCAAGATCACGCCCCTGTTCAAGGAGGCGGAGCGGCTGGGAATGACCGCGGTGGGCATGACCGACCACGGCAACATGTACGGCGCTTCGGAGTTCTACAACTCGGCCAAGAAGCAGGGCATCAAGCCGATCATCGGCATCGAGGCCTACATCGCGCCCGCGTCCCGCTTCCAGACCAAGCGCGTCCAGTGGGGCGACCCGAGCCAGAAGAGCGACGACGTCTCCGGTTCCGGCGCCTACACGCACATGACCATGGTCGCCGAGAACGCGACCGGCCTGCGCAACCTGTTCAAGCTGTCGTCGCTGGCCTCCATCGAGGGCCAGCTCGGCAAGTGGGCGCGCATGGACGAGGAGATCATCTCCCAGTACGCCGAGGGCATCATCGCCACCACCGGCTGCCCGTCCGGCGAGGTGCAGACCCGCCTGCGCCTGGGCCACGAGCGCGAGGCACTGGAGGCCGCCGCCAAATGGCAGGAGATCTTCGGCAAGGACAATTTCTTCCTCGAGGTGATGGACCACGGCCTGTCCATCGAGCGCCGGGTGCGCGAGGGCCTGCTCGAGGTCGGCCGCAAGCTCGGCATCCCGCCGCTGGCCACCAACGACTGCCACTACGTGCACGAGTCCGACGCGAGCAACCACGAGGCGCTGCTGTGCATCCAGACCGGTAAGACGCTGTCCGATCCCACCCGCTTCAAATTCGACGGCAGCGGCTACTACCTGAAGTCCGCCGAGGAGATGCGCGCCATCTGGGACGCCGACGTGCCCGGCGCCTGCGACAACACCGTCCTCATCGGCGAGCGCGTGCAGTCCTACGAGGAGGTCTGGGCCCACCGCGACCGGATGCCGATCTTCCCGGTCCCCGAGGGCGAGGACCAGGCCAGCTGGCTGCGCAAGGAGGTCATGCGCGGACTGGAGTGGCGCTTCCCGAACGGCGTGTCCCAGGAGTACATCGACCGCGCCGAGTTCGAGCTGAACGTCATCATCCAGATGGGTTTCCCGGCGTACTTCCTGGTCGTCGGCGACCTGATCAACCACGCCCGCGAGGTCGGCATCCGCGTCGGCCCCGGCCGGGGTTCGGCGGCCGGTTCGCTGGTCGCCTTCGCCATGGGCATCACGAACCTGGACCCGATCCCGCACGGTCTGCTGTTCGAGCGGTTCCTCAATCCCGAGCGCGTCTCGATGCCCGACATCGATATCGACTTCGACGATCGCCGCCGCGGCGAGATGGTCCGCTACGCCACCGACAAGTGGGGCAGCGACAAGGTCGCCCAGGTGATCACCTTCGGCACCATTAAAACCAAAGCGGCGCTGAAGGATTCGGCGCGCGTGCAGTTCGGCCAGCCGGGCTTCGCCATCGCCGACCAGATCTCCAAGGCGCTGCCGCCGCCGATCATGGCCAAGGACATCCCGCTGTCGGGGATCATGGACCCCGAACACGAGCGGTACAAGGAGGCCACCGAGGTCCGGGAGCTGATCAACACCAACCCGGACGTCAACAAGATCTACGAGACCGCACGCGGCCTGGAGGGCCTGATCCGCAACGCCGGCGTGCACGCCTGCGCGGTCATCATGTCCTCCGAGCCGCTGATGGACGCGATCCCGGTCTGGAAGCGCGCCCAGGACGGTGCCATCATCACCGGCTGGGACTACCCGTCGTGCGAGGCCATCGGCCTGCTGAAGATGGACTTCCTGGGCCTGCGCAACCTCACCGTGATCGGTGACTGCCTGGAGAACATCAAGTCCAACCGCGGCATCGATCTGGATCTGGAGAATCTGCCGCTCGAGGACGTCCCGACCTACGAGCTGCTGGCCCGCGGCGACACCCTGGGCGTATTCCAGCTCGACGGCGGCGCCATGCGCGACCTGCTGCGCCGCATGCAGCCCACCGGCTTCGAGGACATCGTCGCCGTGCTCGCGCTGTACCGCCCCGGCCCGATGGGCATGAACGCCCACAACGACTACGCCGACCGCAAGAACGGGCGGCAAGAGGTCAAACCCATCCATCCGGAGCTCGAGGAGCCCCTGAAGGACATCCTGCGCGACACGTTCGGCCTGATCGTGTACCAGGAGCAGATCATGCAGATCGCGCAGAAGGTGGCAGGGTACTCGCTGGGCCGAGCCGATATTCTGCGGCGCGCCATGGGCAAGAAGAAGGCCGAGGTCCTGGAGGCCGAGTTCGAGGGCTTCGAGAAAGGTATGCAGGACAACGGGTATTCCAAGGCGGCCATCAAGGCGCTGTGGGACACCATCCTCCCGTTCGCCGGATACGCGTTCAACAAATCGCACGCCGCCGGCTACGGCCTGGTGTCGTTCTGGACCGCGTACCTCAAGGCCAACTACAAGGCCGAGTACATGGCGGCGCTGCTCACCTCCGTCGGCGACGACAAGGACAAGGCCGCGGTGTACCTGGCCGACTGCCGCCGCCTCGGCATCCAGGTGCTGCCGCCCGACGTGAACGAGTCCGAGCACAACTTCGCCTCGGTCGGCAACGACATCCGCTTCGGCATGGGCGCGGTGCGCAACGTCGGCGCGAACGTGGTGGCCTCCATCATCGCCGCGCGCAAGGAGAAGTCGAAGTTCACCGACTTCTCCGACTATCTGAACAAGATCGACACCGTCGCCTGCACCAAGAAGGTCACCGAATCCCTCATCAAGGCAGGCGCTTTCGACTCGCTCGGTCATCCGCGCAAGGGCCTCATGCTGGTGCACTCCGATGCCATCGACTCGGTGATGGCCACCAAGAAGGCCGAGGCGATCGGCCAGTTCGACCTGTTCGGCGGCCTCGACGACGGCGACGACAGCGTGTCCTCGGTCTTCGACGTGAAGGTGCCCGACGAGGAGTGGGACACCAAGCACAAGCTCGCCCTCGAACGCGAGATGCTGGGCCTGTACGTCTCCGGCCATCCGCTCGACGGTGTGGCGCACGTGCTCGCCGCCCAGGCCGACACTCCCATTCCGGCCATCCTCGAGGGCGATGTGAAAGACGGTGCGCAGGTCACCATCGGCGGCATCCTCGCCTCGGTCACCCGGCGCATCAACAAGAACGGAATGCCCTGGGCCTCAGCGCAATTGGAGGACCTCACCGGTGGCATCGAAGTGCTGTTCTTCCCGCAGTCCTATTCGGTGTACGGCATGGACGTCGTCGAGGACGCCGTGGTGCTGGTGAAGGCCCGCGTCTCGGCCCGCGACGACCGCGTCTCGCTGATCGCCAACGACCTCGCGGTGCCCGACCTGTCCTCGATCGGCGTCGAGAAGCCTCTGTCGGTCACCATCCCGACCCGCCTGTGCACCCCCGACAAGATCACCGCCCTCAAGCGCGTGCTGACCAGCCACCCCGGCACGGCCAATGTCCACATCCGCCACGTCGGCTCCCGCGAGAAGACGACCATGCTCAAGGTCGCCGACAACCTGCGGGTGTCCCCGTCGTCGGCGCTGATGGGTGATCTGAAGGCGTTGCTGGGTCCGGGGTGCCTGGCTGGCTAG
- a CDS encoding LysR family transcriptional regulator, whose product MPLSPRVPDLTALDLLLSVVELGSLGRAAQAHGISQPSASSRIRYLEQLVGVPVLERTTLGSRPTAAGALIAEWARGVVDAAARLDAGIDTLRAQRDSRLRVAASQTVAEYLFPGWLTGMRAAAPDTTIALESGNSTEVGTAVLDGRAAIGFIESPRAARGLQSHPVARDHLVAVVHPHHPWARRGTVTLRDLATTPLIQRESGSGTRTWFERAVTAAVPGVRPAVALELSSTTAIKSAVASGVAPAVLSSLAVAGELATGTLASPRITDADLTRTLRAVWPAAQQLTGPARTLYTIARRR is encoded by the coding sequence ATGCCGCTGTCGCCACGGGTTCCCGATCTGACCGCGCTCGACCTCCTGCTGTCGGTGGTGGAGCTGGGCAGCCTCGGCCGGGCCGCGCAAGCGCACGGGATCAGCCAGCCGTCGGCGTCGTCGCGGATCCGCTACCTGGAACAGCTGGTGGGCGTGCCGGTGCTGGAACGGACCACGCTGGGCTCGCGGCCGACGGCGGCGGGCGCGCTGATCGCGGAATGGGCGCGCGGCGTGGTCGACGCCGCCGCGCGGCTGGACGCGGGAATCGATACCCTTCGCGCGCAACGGGATTCCCGGTTGCGGGTGGCCGCCAGCCAGACCGTGGCGGAGTACCTGTTCCCGGGCTGGCTGACCGGGATGCGCGCCGCCGCACCGGACACCACCATCGCGCTGGAGTCCGGGAACTCGACCGAAGTGGGCACGGCGGTGCTGGACGGCCGCGCGGCGATCGGATTCATCGAGAGCCCGCGCGCCGCCCGCGGCCTGCAGAGTCATCCCGTGGCGCGCGACCACCTCGTGGCGGTCGTGCACCCGCACCACCCCTGGGCCCGGCGCGGCACGGTGACGCTCCGCGACCTGGCCACCACACCACTCATCCAGCGCGAATCCGGCTCGGGCACGCGGACCTGGTTCGAACGCGCGGTCACCGCCGCCGTCCCCGGCGTTCGCCCGGCGGTCGCGCTCGAACTGTCCTCCACCACCGCCATCAAGTCCGCCGTGGCCTCCGGCGTGGCGCCCGCGGTCCTCAGCTCCCTGGCCGTCGCCGGTGAATTGGCCACCGGGACACTGGCCTCGCCCCGGATCACCGACGCCGATCTCACCCGTACCCTTCGCGCGGTCTGGCCCGCCGCCCAGCAGCTGACCGGACCCGCGCGCACGCTGTACACCATCGCCCGCCGCCGGTGA
- a CDS encoding IS630 family transposase — translation MARKPDVFVRAVTPQEGRKLAQVARRSKQPVRMRRAIVVMASAQHQPVPMIAKLMQVSESYVRQVIHDFNEKGFDALDPKWSAGRPAKTDQATRDRICSIARCCPRDLGWPFSVWSLSKLVEVLRHNDIADISRETLRQILKAGGVSWQATKTWKASNDPDFVEKMNRVLDLYDNPPADGRVVCIDEFGPLNLQPRPGRGWFDRRTPRRLRATYHRTQGVRHMFGALDLSTGQLFYRIRDRKRWTEFLTFLKSLRRRWPGQRLYLIADNYSVHKRREVRQWCAANDVELVFVPTYSSWLNRIECEFSALRYFALNGTDHRSHGEQDDAIGTYIRWRNQHAEPIRDFAVGSKIRHPDYLPKVA, via the coding sequence GTGGCGCGGAAGCCGGATGTGTTCGTCAGAGCGGTGACCCCTCAGGAGGGTCGCAAGCTCGCCCAGGTCGCCCGCCGCAGTAAGCAGCCGGTGCGGATGCGGCGGGCGATCGTGGTGATGGCCTCGGCGCAGCATCAGCCGGTGCCGATGATCGCGAAGCTGATGCAGGTGTCGGAATCGTATGTGCGGCAAGTGATCCACGACTTCAACGAGAAGGGTTTCGACGCGCTCGACCCAAAATGGAGCGCGGGCAGGCCGGCGAAGACCGATCAGGCGACACGTGATCGGATCTGTTCCATTGCCCGGTGCTGCCCGCGTGATCTGGGCTGGCCGTTCTCAGTGTGGAGTCTGTCGAAACTGGTAGAGGTGTTGCGGCACAACGATATCGCCGACATCAGCCGGGAAACGCTGCGCCAGATCCTCAAAGCCGGTGGGGTGTCGTGGCAGGCCACCAAGACCTGGAAGGCCAGCAATGACCCGGATTTCGTCGAGAAGATGAACCGGGTCCTGGACCTGTACGACAATCCTCCCGCCGACGGGCGCGTGGTCTGCATCGACGAGTTCGGGCCGCTGAATCTGCAACCCCGGCCCGGTCGCGGCTGGTTCGACCGGCGAACGCCGAGGCGGCTGCGGGCGACCTATCACCGCACCCAGGGTGTGCGGCACATGTTCGGCGCACTGGACCTGAGCACAGGACAGCTGTTCTACCGAATCCGCGACCGGAAACGCTGGACCGAGTTCCTGACCTTTCTCAAATCCCTGCGCCGCCGATGGCCGGGCCAGAGGTTGTATCTGATCGCGGACAACTATTCGGTGCACAAGCGTCGCGAGGTTCGGCAATGGTGCGCTGCCAACGATGTGGAACTGGTGTTCGTGCCGACCTATTCGTCCTGGTTGAACCGCATCGAGTGCGAGTTCTCCGCGCTGCGGTACTTCGCTCTCAACGGCACCGACCACCGCAGCCACGGCGAACAGGACGACGCGATCGGCACCTACATCCGCTGGCGCAACCAGCACGCCGAACCGATCCGCGACTTCGCCGTCGGATCGAAGATCCGGCACCCCGATTACCTACCGAAGGTTGCCTGA